In the Candidatus Kapaibacterium sp. genome, one interval contains:
- the carA gene encoding glutamine-hydrolyzing carbamoyl-phosphate synthase small subunit produces MSKKALVMLESGFYLYGETFCGSGECFGEFVFNTAMTGYEEIVTDPSYRGQIVTFTYPLIGNYGVTFNNLQSNSIHSEAVIIRENSAITSNHAAKMSFADFLSSHGKMGIHKLDTRALTTRLRKFGAIKGGISTDELDPEKFLQKITEAPDISDSNLYEEVIGNEVLTFEGNTASALNLLVVDFGIKRSILENLRKYYNHIYLVPFDINFDVNIANLDFDAVFLSNGPGDPRIVHSFDKYLHEFAYNNFPIIGICFGHQLIGKTFGLKIDKLIFGHHGGNHPVKNIETGKVFITSQNHNYAISHQSIIESLDWNMNWLHLYDNTVSGIKHKTLPISSVQFHPEASPGPNDAALVVFDDFFKIVKDSNA; encoded by the coding sequence ATGAGTAAAAAAGCATTAGTAATGCTCGAGAGTGGTTTCTATCTTTACGGTGAAACATTTTGCGGTTCAGGCGAATGTTTTGGCGAATTTGTTTTTAATACTGCCATGACAGGATATGAAGAAATAGTCACCGACCCGTCCTATCGTGGGCAAATTGTGACGTTTACATATCCGCTAATTGGCAATTATGGTGTTACTTTCAATAATTTGCAATCCAACAGTATCCATAGTGAAGCTGTGATTATTCGCGAGAATTCTGCGATTACCTCCAATCACGCTGCAAAAATGTCATTTGCTGATTTTCTCAGTTCGCATGGCAAAATGGGAATACACAAACTCGATACTCGCGCATTGACGACAAGGCTCCGGAAATTTGGAGCTATCAAAGGCGGCATCAGCACTGATGAATTAGACCCCGAAAAATTTCTCCAAAAAATTACCGAAGCGCCGGACATTTCGGACTCCAATCTTTATGAGGAAGTAATCGGTAACGAGGTTTTGACTTTTGAAGGAAACACTGCAAGTGCACTTAATTTGCTTGTAGTTGATTTCGGTATCAAACGCAGTATTTTGGAAAATCTCCGTAAATATTATAATCATATTTACTTAGTTCCATTCGATATTAATTTCGATGTAAACATCGCAAACTTGGATTTCGATGCCGTTTTCTTGTCCAATGGTCCAGGTGACCCAAGAATAGTGCATAGCTTTGATAAATATTTACACGAATTCGCTTATAATAATTTCCCAATAATTGGAATTTGCTTCGGACATCAGCTAATCGGGAAAACATTCGGACTGAAAATTGATAAGCTGATTTTCGGGCATCACGGTGGCAATCATCCTGTGAAAAATATTGAAACGGGGAAAGTGTTCATTACTTCGCAAAATCATAATTATGCAATTTCGCACCAAAGCATAATCGAATCGCTTGATTGGAATATGAATTGGCTACATTTGTATGATAATACGGTGAGCGGCATTAAACATAAAACTCTGCCAATCAGCTCAGTGCAATTCCATCCGGAAGCATCGCCCGGACCTAACGATGCGGCTTTAGTAGTTTTCGACGACTTTTTCAAAATTGTAAAAGATTCAAATGCCTAA
- a CDS encoding YbaN family protein, producing the protein MTEFKIEKNRFKRYLYLVLGIINVVMGFIGIFVPVWPTTIFLILAAWFFVRSSEKHYQWLIKNKLFGKMIRNYREFKGITRESRRNSIIILWVTLTISAFFVELLWVRILLACVGIAVSWHLLALHTLTDEEIAKLNDENTIIE; encoded by the coding sequence ATGACTGAATTTAAGATTGAAAAAAATAGATTTAAAAGATACCTGTATTTAGTTTTAGGTATAATAAATGTTGTCATGGGATTTATCGGTATATTCGTACCGGTGTGGCCCACTACGATATTCCTGATACTTGCTGCATGGTTTTTCGTTCGCTCGTCCGAAAAGCATTATCAGTGGCTCATCAAAAACAAACTTTTTGGGAAAATGATTAGAAATTATCGCGAATTCAAGGGTATAACCCGCGAAAGCCGCCGTAATTCCATTATTATACTTTGGGTCACATTGACGATTTCAGCGTTCTTCGTCGAGCTTTTATGGGTTCGAATACTTTTGGCTTGCGTTGGGATTGCTGTGTCGTGGCACTTGTTAGCTTTGCATACTTTAACTGATGAAGAAATAGCGAAATTGAACGATGAAAACACTATTATTGAATGA
- the carB gene encoding carbamoyl-phosphate synthase large subunit — protein sequence MPKRNDIQRILVIGAGPIVIGQAGEFDYSGSQAVKALKNLGYYVVVLNSNPATIMTDPELSDRVYIEPINTDIIEQIIQKEKIDAILPTVGGQTALNVSLELHDKGLIEKYGIELLGVSAESIAKAEHRELFRQSIENIGLESPKGKTVKTLKDAIEFYDEVGLPLIIRPSLTLGGSGGGVANTLDEFKSIVINGLSLSPITEVLVEESLIGWKEYEFEVIRDNNDNAIIIASIENFDPMGVHTGDSITVAPAQTLSDDEYQKLRDYSIAVIREIGVATGGSNIQFALNPKNGDIRVIEMNPRVSRSSALVSKATGFPIAKIAAMLAVGLNLDEITNDITKSTPASFEPVLDYIVVKIPRWDFEKFKSENSLTTQMKSVGEVMAIGSNFREALQKAYRSLEIGLSGLESEKFNKLSIDEIRTGLGKFTPDLPFFIKSAIINGLNIAEISQLSRVDIWFVENIKMICDFEKQLQNLDFEGLDEDILREAKLNGFSDIQIAKLTGTTTEIIRQKRIELGVLPTYKKVDTCAAEFEAVTPYYYSTYLTENESEPSDKTKIIVLGGGPFRIGQGLEFDYCASQAAMKLKELDYEVILINCNPETVSTDYDTSNKLYFEPVHIEDVMNIIELEKPYGVVLQLGGQTPLKLSKELMENGVRILGTEQQNIDLAEDRGKLMEILDNLHIEFPPGAMAKNRDEAFIFASKIGYPVIVRPSYVLGGRGMAIVYDEHDLSLFIDEATRVSENNPVLIDKFLENALEADVDAVSDGQDIIIAGIMEHIEEAGIHSGDSCSVLPSYSFSPYVKDRIREITYQIARKLQIKGFINIQFAIADEKIYLIEVNPRASRTVPFVSKSSGIPMNEIAVRVMTGEKIADMDVPKSGFYGHFAVKTPVFSFSKFPGVDTVLGPEMRSTGEVMGISEFFGEAYVKSQIGAGNNLPLGGNVFISVNDHDKRSVVPIAQKLRLLGFEIYATLGTFSTLHVEGVHVNLIHKIGAGHPNVVEMIHSGNIQMIINTPLGRKAYQDDLLIRSAALQNKVLCITNISAARAIADGMEWLQRHKITIHNPFVSRKGN from the coding sequence ATGCCTAAAAGAAACGATATTCAGAGAATTCTTGTAATCGGCGCCGGACCAATTGTAATCGGTCAAGCCGGCGAATTTGACTATTCCGGCAGTCAAGCTGTCAAAGCTCTTAAAAATCTCGGTTATTATGTCGTCGTTCTAAACAGCAATCCGGCTACTATCATGACCGACCCGGAGCTTTCAGACCGTGTTTACATCGAGCCGATTAATACGGACATAATTGAGCAAATTATCCAGAAGGAAAAAATTGATGCCATTTTGCCGACTGTTGGCGGACAAACGGCTCTCAATGTGAGTTTGGAACTTCATGACAAGGGCTTGATTGAAAAATACGGCATCGAGCTTTTAGGTGTAAGCGCCGAAAGCATTGCCAAAGCTGAACACCGCGAATTATTCCGCCAATCAATTGAAAACATCGGCTTAGAATCTCCCAAAGGCAAAACTGTCAAAACTCTGAAAGATGCGATTGAATTTTACGATGAAGTCGGATTACCGCTTATTATCCGACCATCGCTCACGCTTGGTGGCTCGGGTGGCGGAGTCGCAAACACTTTAGATGAATTCAAATCCATCGTGATTAACGGATTATCATTGTCGCCAATTACTGAAGTCTTGGTCGAAGAATCGCTGATAGGGTGGAAGGAGTACGAATTTGAGGTCATTCGCGATAATAATGATAATGCTATAATTATAGCTTCTATCGAAAATTTCGACCCGATGGGCGTGCATACCGGAGACAGCATTACCGTTGCTCCAGCCCAAACTTTAAGTGATGATGAATATCAGAAACTTCGTGATTATTCAATTGCAGTTATTCGCGAAATTGGGGTTGCTACTGGTGGTTCAAATATACAGTTTGCGCTGAATCCCAAAAATGGCGATATTCGTGTAATTGAAATGAATCCGAGAGTTTCGCGTAGCTCGGCACTTGTGTCGAAAGCAACAGGATTTCCGATTGCCAAAATCGCTGCAATGCTTGCTGTAGGGCTAAATCTTGACGAAATCACCAACGACATAACAAAATCTACTCCCGCATCTTTCGAGCCGGTGCTTGACTATATTGTCGTAAAAATTCCCAGATGGGATTTCGAGAAATTCAAATCTGAAAATTCACTCACAACTCAGATGAAGTCTGTCGGCGAGGTGATGGCAATAGGCTCAAATTTCCGCGAGGCACTCCAAAAGGCTTATCGTTCGCTCGAAATCGGTCTATCGGGATTGGAATCTGAAAAATTCAACAAATTATCAATTGATGAAATCAGAACCGGACTTGGAAAATTCACTCCGGATTTGCCTTTTTTCATCAAATCGGCAATCATAAATGGTTTGAATATCGCTGAAATTTCTCAACTTTCCAGAGTTGATATTTGGTTTGTGGAAAATATTAAAATGATTTGCGATTTTGAAAAGCAACTCCAAAATTTGGACTTCGAAGGATTGGATGAGGATATACTACGTGAAGCAAAATTAAACGGATTCTCGGATATTCAAATTGCGAAACTAACCGGCACGACTACTGAAATTATCAGACAAAAGCGAATCGAACTCGGCGTATTGCCAACTTACAAAAAAGTTGATACTTGTGCAGCCGAATTCGAAGCCGTGACACCATATTATTATTCTACATATCTGACTGAAAATGAGTCTGAACCATCGGACAAAACTAAGATTATAGTCCTTGGCGGCGGACCATTTAGAATAGGGCAGGGGCTCGAATTTGATTATTGTGCCTCACAAGCAGCCATGAAGCTGAAGGAATTAGATTACGAAGTAATACTTATAAATTGCAATCCCGAAACTGTCAGTACGGATTACGACACTTCCAACAAACTGTATTTCGAGCCTGTTCATATCGAAGATGTAATGAACATTATCGAACTCGAAAAACCTTATGGTGTGGTTTTGCAATTGGGTGGGCAAACTCCTCTGAAATTATCAAAAGAACTCATGGAAAATGGAGTTCGTATTCTCGGCACTGAACAACAAAATATTGATTTAGCTGAGGACAGAGGCAAACTGATGGAAATATTGGATAATCTCCATATTGAATTTCCTCCCGGAGCAATGGCGAAAAATCGTGACGAAGCATTTATTTTCGCATCAAAAATTGGCTATCCGGTAATCGTCCGACCTTCTTACGTGCTTGGCGGACGCGGAATGGCTATTGTTTATGACGAGCATGATCTATCCCTTTTCATTGATGAAGCTACCAGAGTCAGCGAAAATAATCCCGTTTTGATTGACAAATTCCTTGAAAACGCACTCGAAGCCGATGTTGATGCCGTTTCTGACGGTCAGGATATTATCATTGCCGGAATTATGGAGCATATCGAAGAAGCCGGAATTCACTCCGGTGACAGCTGCTCAGTATTGCCAAGCTATAGCTTCTCGCCATACGTTAAAGACCGCATACGCGAAATCACTTATCAAATTGCACGAAAGCTCCAAATCAAAGGTTTCATCAATATTCAATTCGCAATTGCCGACGAAAAAATTTATCTAATCGAAGTCAATCCACGCGCCTCACGAACTGTGCCTTTCGTTTCCAAATCATCGGGCATTCCGATGAATGAAATCGCAGTCAGAGTAATGACCGGAGAAAAAATTGCAGATATGGACGTACCGAAAAGTGGCTTCTATGGTCACTTTGCGGTCAAAACTCCGGTGTTCTCATTCAGTAAATTTCCCGGAGTTGATACCGTCTTAGGTCCTGAAATGAGAAGTACGGGCGAAGTAATGGGCATCAGTGAATTTTTTGGCGAAGCATATGTCAAATCTCAAATTGGTGCTGGAAATAATCTGCCTCTCGGTGGCAATGTTTTTATTTCAGTAAATGACCACGACAAGAGGTCAGTTGTGCCGATTGCTCAAAAGCTTCGCTTACTCGGATTTGAAATTTACGCCACTCTCGGCACATTCAGCACTTTGCATGTAGAAGGCGTCCATGTCAATCTTATCCATAAAATTGGTGCAGGACATCCCAATGTAGTCGAAATGATTCATAGTGGCAACATACAGATGATTATCAATACTCCTTTGGGTAGGAAAGCATATCAAGATGACTTGTTGATTCGCTCCGCAGCATTGCAAAATAAAGTGCTCTGCATCACAAATATTTCCGCTGCTCGCGCAATTGCAGATGGCATGGAATGGCTTCAACGACATAAAATCACAATTCATAATCCATTCGTTTCTCGGAAAGGCAATTAA
- the metH gene encoding methionine synthase, whose protein sequence is MRKYYGNKIVEIAELLKNRILVLDGAMGTMVQRYKLTEADYRGKRFADWHKDLKGNNDLLVLTQPDIIKEIHLKYLEAGSDIIETNTFNGTSISQSDYDMGDYVNEINFNAAKIARAAVDEMLKRDPSKPRFVAGAVGPTNQALSLSPDVNNPGYRATDFDTMSNAYYEQVKSLVEGGSDIILIETIFDTLNSKAAIFGTAQYFRESGNYLPVMISGTIVDQSGRTLSGQTNGAFWVSISHTINLLSVGFNCALGSEQMRPYIEELSSEADCFTSLYPNAGLPNEFGGYDESPKFMAEVSRQYAEEGFVNIIGGCCGTTPVHIEAIAESVKGIKPRTVPSPKTFMQLSGLEKLIAYENSNFINVGERTNISGSTKFKDLIVKNDFESALAIAKQQVENGAQIIDINMDEGMIDSESAMTTFLNLIASEPDIAKVPIMIDSSKWTVIEAGLKCIQGKGIVNSISMKEGEEEFIKHARKVLDYGAAVIVMAFDENGQADTEQRKIDICSRAYKILTEEVGFPPHDIIFDPNILTLATGMDEHNNYAVDYINAVRWIKQNLPYAKVSGGVSNLSFSFRGNNKVREAMHSAFLYHAIKAGMDMGIVNAGQIEVYDSIEPQLLELVEDVILNRRQDSTDSLLAYAESNKGESEKKEKIELWRANSVEERLKHSLIKGIVDFIIDDTEEARLKFENPLEVIEGPLMDGMNVVGELFGEGKMFLPQVVKSARVMKKSVAHLIPYIEQTLKKSERQTAGKILLATVKGDVHDIGKNIVSVVLACNNFEVIDLGIMTSSDKIIDEARKQKVDIIGLSGLITPSLDEMVHVAKELERLKFDIPLMIGGATTSRVHTAVKIAPNYSKPVIHVLDAGKSVPVASALLNVKIYDTFIENYKSEYNEIRLNHQKSQMSGNIIKFAEAKKNKAILSKSYNPMLPNNLGVFDLQNFSLSEIRQYINWTQFFITWELKGRYPQIFDNPEKGAEAKKLFDDANELLDKIIAEKRITANAVFGIFAANTIENEDIEVYESLDKKSTLHTFRLLRQQQAKKSGAENLSLSDFIWDKDSGKNDFLGMFVCSAGHGVHELVDEFEKDNDDYNSIMVKVLADRLAEAFAELLHEKVRKEYWGYASEEQLNAEDMLNERYSGIRPAAGYPSLPDHTETQKIFDLLDASESTGVQLTESFMMNPGASVCGLYFASPESKYFAVGKIGKDQIESYAKRKGVSVEIAEKWLSANLGY, encoded by the coding sequence ATGCGAAAGTATTACGGAAATAAAATAGTAGAAATTGCTGAATTACTCAAAAACCGCATCCTTGTTTTGGATGGTGCTATGGGTACAATGGTTCAGCGTTATAAATTGACCGAAGCCGATTACAGAGGCAAAAGATTTGCCGATTGGCACAAAGACCTCAAAGGCAATAATGATTTGCTCGTTCTGACTCAGCCCGATATCATTAAGGAAATTCACCTTAAATATCTCGAAGCGGGCAGCGATATAATCGAAACCAATACATTCAATGGTACATCAATTTCCCAATCTGATTATGATATGGGCGATTATGTCAATGAAATTAATTTCAATGCGGCAAAAATTGCACGTGCAGCAGTTGACGAAATGCTCAAACGTGACCCATCGAAACCCAGATTTGTAGCCGGAGCGGTAGGACCAACTAATCAAGCTTTATCATTATCGCCGGATGTGAACAATCCGGGATATAGAGCAACCGATTTTGATACGATGAGCAATGCCTATTACGAACAAGTAAAATCGCTTGTAGAAGGCGGCAGCGATATAATTTTGATTGAAACCATTTTCGATACTCTGAATTCAAAAGCAGCTATTTTCGGAACTGCACAATATTTCCGCGAATCGGGAAATTACCTGCCTGTAATGATTTCGGGTACTATAGTTGACCAAAGCGGAAGAACCTTATCCGGTCAGACGAACGGAGCTTTTTGGGTCTCAATATCGCATACAATCAATTTGCTTAGCGTTGGATTTAATTGTGCTCTTGGTTCCGAGCAAATGCGTCCTTACATCGAAGAGCTATCCTCAGAAGCAGATTGTTTCACAAGTTTATACCCAAATGCCGGGCTGCCGAATGAATTTGGCGGTTATGACGAATCACCGAAATTCATGGCAGAAGTTTCACGGCAGTACGCCGAAGAGGGCTTTGTCAATATTATCGGTGGATGTTGTGGAACTACTCCTGTCCATATCGAAGCAATTGCAGAGAGCGTCAAAGGTATAAAACCTAGAACTGTGCCGTCGCCAAAGACATTTATGCAATTAAGTGGACTTGAGAAATTAATCGCTTACGAGAATTCAAATTTCATCAACGTCGGGGAAAGAACGAACATTTCGGGTTCGACAAAATTCAAAGACCTGATTGTCAAAAATGATTTTGAATCCGCACTCGCAATTGCAAAGCAACAAGTGGAAAATGGTGCTCAAATTATTGACATCAACATGGACGAAGGGATGATTGATTCCGAATCAGCTATGACTACTTTCCTGAACTTAATTGCTTCTGAGCCTGATATTGCCAAAGTGCCGATAATGATTGATTCATCAAAATGGACAGTCATCGAAGCAGGTTTGAAGTGCATTCAAGGCAAGGGCATTGTGAACTCTATTTCCATGAAAGAGGGCGAAGAGGAGTTCATCAAACATGCACGAAAAGTGCTCGATTATGGCGCTGCTGTCATCGTCATGGCATTCGATGAAAATGGTCAAGCGGATACTGAGCAAAGGAAAATTGACATTTGCAGCCGTGCATATAAAATTTTGACCGAAGAAGTCGGTTTTCCGCCTCATGATATAATTTTCGACCCGAACATTTTGACTTTGGCTACAGGAATGGATGAACACAACAATTACGCTGTTGATTACATCAATGCTGTTCGTTGGATAAAGCAAAATCTTCCTTATGCAAAAGTTAGCGGTGGTGTGAGTAATTTGTCATTTTCATTCCGCGGCAACAACAAAGTCCGCGAGGCGATGCACTCGGCATTTTTGTATCATGCTATCAAAGCGGGTATGGATATGGGAATTGTCAATGCAGGGCAAATTGAAGTTTATGACAGTATCGAACCCCAATTGCTTGAGTTAGTCGAAGACGTGATTTTAAACAGGCGCCAGGATTCGACTGATAGTTTGCTCGCTTATGCTGAAAGTAACAAAGGCGAATCGGAAAAGAAAGAAAAAATTGAACTTTGGAGAGCGAATTCCGTTGAAGAGCGGCTCAAACACTCTCTCATCAAGGGTATAGTTGATTTTATTATTGATGATACCGAAGAAGCACGTCTGAAATTCGAAAATCCCTTAGAAGTAATCGAAGGACCACTGATGGACGGCATGAACGTCGTTGGTGAGCTTTTCGGTGAAGGTAAAATGTTTTTACCGCAAGTTGTGAAAAGTGCGAGAGTAATGAAAAAGTCGGTCGCTCACTTGATTCCATATATTGAGCAAACACTGAAAAAATCTGAGAGACAGACTGCAGGTAAAATTCTGTTGGCTACTGTAAAGGGCGACGTTCACGATATTGGGAAAAACATTGTTTCTGTGGTTTTGGCATGTAATAATTTTGAAGTTATTGACCTTGGAATTATGACTTCCAGCGACAAAATCATTGATGAAGCTCGCAAACAAAAGGTTGATATAATCGGCTTGAGCGGCTTGATTACCCCTTCATTAGATGAAATGGTTCACGTAGCGAAGGAACTCGAACGATTGAAATTCGATATTCCATTGATGATTGGCGGTGCAACAACTTCGCGAGTGCATACTGCCGTCAAAATTGCCCCAAATTATTCAAAGCCTGTAATTCACGTTCTTGATGCAGGGAAAAGCGTTCCTGTGGCTTCAGCTTTGCTTAATGTGAAGATTTATGATACATTTATCGAAAATTACAAATCCGAGTACAACGAGATTCGTTTGAATCATCAAAAATCTCAGATGTCCGGCAATATTATAAAATTTGCGGAAGCTAAGAAAAATAAAGCGATTTTATCCAAATCTTATAACCCAATGTTGCCAAACAATCTTGGAGTTTTCGATTTGCAGAATTTTTCACTATCCGAGATTCGCCAATACATTAATTGGACGCAATTCTTCATCACTTGGGAATTGAAGGGACGCTATCCGCAGATTTTTGATAATCCTGAAAAAGGGGCAGAGGCAAAGAAATTATTCGATGATGCAAACGAATTGCTCGATAAAATTATCGCAGAAAAACGAATCACAGCCAACGCAGTATTTGGGATATTTGCTGCAAATACGATTGAAAACGAAGACATCGAAGTCTATGAATCACTTGACAAAAAAAGCACTCTTCATACTTTTAGATTATTGAGACAGCAACAGGCAAAGAAATCAGGTGCTGAAAATCTTTCACTTTCGGATTTCATTTGGGATAAAGATTCCGGAAAAAATGATTTTCTTGGTATGTTTGTTTGTTCGGCAGGGCATGGAGTCCATGAACTTGTTGATGAATTTGAAAAAGACAACGATGACTATAATTCTATAATGGTAAAAGTATTAGCCGACCGCCTTGCTGAAGCATTTGCGGAATTACTCCACGAAAAAGTACGCAAGGAATATTGGGGCTATGCTTCGGAAGAGCAACTTAATGCCGAGGATATGTTGAATGAAAGATACTCGGGAATTAGACCTGCGGCAGGATACCCATCATTACCTGACCATACCGAAACGCAAAAGATTTTTGATTTACTGGATGCGAGCGAGTCCACAGGAGTTCAATTGACCGAAAGTTTCATGATGAATCCCGGTGCATCGGTTTGTGGATTGTACTTTGCATCGCCCGAATCTAAATATTTTGCAGTCGGAAAAATCGGCAAAGACCAAATCGAATCCTACGCAAAACGCAAAGGCGTAAGCGTAGAAATTGCCGAAAAATGGCTCTCAGCTAATTTGGGCTATTGA